AGCTTGTGCAGTTGCCGGTCTTGGCGGAGATCCTTATCGAGATGGCTCATTTGAATATTATGTGAATGAAAGAAAAAAAGACAATGATCCAAAGGCAACAGGGCCATTCATTTTGGCGGCCATTGAACTGAATAAATAACAACTTTTGAAATGAGCGGATAGGCAAAACTTGCACTAAAAGCTATTTTTTTTCTTTTGTGTCTATTCAATATCCATATAATTACGGATATTGAATATTTTTTTGTTATTTTGGTTTTTAAAAAAATCCCTTTATTATTATGAGAAGAATCATTTACTTAATTACAACTTTACTCTTGCCTCAGTTGATGTGGGCGCAAGACAAATCCATAGACGAAAGGATAAACGATATTTTTCAGCCGATTACAGATGTAGTCGTAGCAATCGTCTTTTTTCCGATAGCTCAACTTAGTGGACAGGATGTACCCTTGGTGCTTCTATGGTTGGTTGCGGGAGCGATATTTTTTACGGTCTATATGAAGTTCACCAATATTAGATTCTTTAGATTGGCGATAGATATAGTGAGAGGAAAATATACAGATCCTGATGATAAAGGAGAAGTGTCGCATTTTCAGGCATTGACAGCAGCCTTATCAGGAACAGTTGGATTAGGAAATATAGCAGGTGTGGCGATTGCAATTTCTGTTGGAGGACCAGGAGCTACTTTTTGGATGATTGTGGCAGGACTCTTAGGTATGTCCACCAAAATGGTAGAATGTACTATGGGTGTCAAATACCGACAGATGGATGCTAAAGGCAAAGTATATGGCGGACCAATGTATTATCTAAGTCAAGGATTGGCGGAGAGAGGTATGGGAGGTTTGGGCAAAATATTATCTATATTTTTTGCCATTATGTGCATTGGAGGTTCCTTTGGAGGTGGAAATATGTTTCAAGTCAATCAAGCATTCAAGCAGTTTTCCAGTACATTTGGACTTTTAGAAGGCTCTGGCTGGGTGTTTGGTCTATTAATGGCAGTGTTAGTAGCAGTGGTTATTATTGGAGGTATCAAGAGTATTGCGAATGTAACAGAAAAAATAGTACCCTTTATGGTCGGTATTTATATGGCAGCAGCCATAGTAATTATTGGCATGCATATAGGAGAGTTGCCAAGTGCAATTGGTAAAATCTTTACTTTGGCTTTTTCTAATGAAGCTGTTGCAGGTGGATTTATAGGTGTTCTAATACAAGGATTTAGACGGGCAGCATTTTCCAATGAAGCTGGTGTAGGCTCTGCTTCAATTGCTCACGCTGCGGTGAAAACCAATAATCCTGCAAGCGAAGGTTTGGTAGCATTATTAGAGCCGTTTATTGATACAGTAGTCGTATGTACGATGACAGCGTTGGTGATTATCATTACCGACAACTATCACGATTCAACTGCTGCTGACGGAGTTGCCCTTACCTCCAATGCCTTTGCGGGCGTAATCAGTTGGTTTCCATTTGTTTTGTCCATTGCAGTGATTCTTTTCGCTTTTTCTACAATGATTACCTGGTCTTATTATGGACTTCAAGCATGGACTTATTTGTTTGGTAGAAGCCAAACGGCAGATATTACCTACAAAGTATTGTTTTGCGTATTTGTAGTAGTAGGTTCTGCTGCAACCCTTGGAGCAGTAACAGATTTCTCTGATATGATGATTTTTGCGATGTGTTTTCCCAACATATTTGGATTGTTCATTATGAGAAAAACGGTCAAAAAGGAAATCGAAGATTATATTGCCAACATCAAGTCAGGTGTGGTAAAGCGACATGACTAATAGTATATCAAAAAAAAATTAAAAGCCTCTGTCCGTTATCAACAGAGGCTTTTCTGTATGCCATAGTACTAAACAAGTCAAAATGGTATGTATTTTGGTAGATACTGTTTTTTGGTTTTTTGAAGGAACAGGATCATACAGCCCATCATTTTCATACATATTTTATAAGATGAAAGTTTCCATACACATTGATGAGCATTTTCAGATAGTAGAAGCTATTGACTCTGAAATATTATCCAAAGTCTCACCGCAAATAACTATCAATATTTTTGACAAAGTTTCGAGTCATATCACAAGAATCGTAGGTCGTTTGGTACATCAATCCTTGGCGACAAATAAAAATGCATCTGCTGAAAAGTTACTTGCCAAAACAAATGATGCATTTACTTTTTTGACAATTACTACAAAACTTTTACCCCTTTCTTCAATCAATAAGAAGACGCTTCTATTATCTATTCAGCAAAGCAATAGCAATTTGATAGGAGATATGGGGGATTTATTCAAAGAAAAAAGATTAATTCAGCCCCTATCACCTACAAGCAAGCAGGAATTATGGGATTTTTTAGAACAGGCAGAAGTAACCGAAATAGAAGAAATAGACACAGAACAGCACCAACAAAAAGTGAATGAACGTTTGGAGATGTTGTTGAGAGAAGCCGAAAAACAAGGATTGGAATGGATAAAAACGATGAACGACTTGACGCTTTCTATGATAAAACTCAAGGAAAGTGAACAAACTAAGAAGGCCTTACTTGAAGCAGTTCCTGATGCAATGTTTCGGGTAAATAAAGAAGGAGATTATTTAGAGTATATTCCTGCAAAAGATGAAGACTCAATACCCGCAGCTGCTTTCATTGGAAACAACATGATGGATATTCTACCCGAAGAACATGCTCAGGCAGCGACGAATGAATTGCAACTTTCTTTGGAAACTGCAAAGGTAAGGGCATATTCTTTTGAATGGGAATTGGAGGAAGGTTTGATGTATTATGAAATGCGGTTTTCTCCTATCAATAATTTTGAAGCGCTGTGTATGATAAGAGATATTACCAAACAAAAAAGAGGGGAGGAGTTGCTTCAAAAAAGTATGTTGTACTATCAGAATCTGATTAAGCGAAGCCCTGCACCCATTATAGTATTAGATAAAGATAGTATTTTTATTGATATCAATCCTGCTGCAATGTTGCTACTTGGAATAGAAGACTTCAATCAATTGAATAATAGAAGAGGCTATGACTTTATTCACAAAAATGACAAAGCCATTGCCAAAGATAAACTGAAAAGAGGCTTCAATGATAACTTCCCAGATGGAGTGGCTCGATTTAGAGTAGTAAAATACAATGGCAAAGTAATCGCTATTGAAGTAGCTGCCGCTGTTATGATGCTCGGCGGAAAGCGTGTTGCACAAATCGTATTGAAGGAAGTTAAGTGACTAAGCAAGACAACGAAAGTAGTAAAAGATGCGTTTGGGTAATTACTTTTGAGTCTAAAACTGTATCTTTGCACGTCATGGGTAAAAAACACACATTTGGTTTAATAGCAGTATTGATGCTGCTTATTTTTAACACTTCTTGCGATTCTTATCAGAAGGTACTTCGCAGCACCGACTTTGAATACAAAAGGAAAATGTCGAAAAAGTACTACAATGAGGGTGCTTATTACAAAGCCATACCTTTATTTGAAGAGTTGATGAGTGTATTTAAGGGTACGCAAGACGTAGAAAAGATTTACTATTTCTATGCCTATAGTCACTATGGTCAGGATGATTATTTGTTGGCAGCGCATTATTTCAAAACCTTTGCAGATACTTATCCAAGAAGCGTTTATGCGGAAGATGCACAGTTTATGACGGCTTATTGCTATTACAAACTGTCACCAAAACCTTCTTTAGAACAAACCTATACAGGGAAAGCCATTGAGTATTTTCAGTTGTTTGCAAATGCGTATCCAAATAGTGATAAGGTGAAGAGAGCCAATCAACTTATGGAGCAGATTCGATTGAAGCTCGAAACCAAAGCTTTTCTTAGTGCAGAACTTTATTTCAAAATAAAAAGTTATAAAGCAGCGGCAACAGCCTTCGAGAATATCTTGGAGGATTTTCCTGACACACGAAGACAGGAAAATTTGCGTTTTCTAATATTAAAATCATTTTTCCTTTTAGCTGAGAATAGTATTAAGACCAAACAAAAGGAGAGATACGAAGCGGCAATAGATGCCTACTTCCATTTTATCGACCGTTTTCCCGAAAGTAATGATTTACAAGAGGCGGAACGCATGTATGAAACATCATTAAAAAAAGTTAAAACCTTACAATAAATAATATGGCAAACTCAAAAAAGAAAAAAGGACAAGCTATTTCTCCTTATGCGCAGGCACGGAACATTGATGCAATGGCAAAAAAAACAGGTAATGTCTATGAGTCTATTGTGATTATAGCAAGAAGGTCTAGCCAAATCGCTCAAGCTCTAAAGGAAGAATTGCACGGAAAACTGAATGAATTTGCATCTAATACAGATTCATTGGAGGAAATACACGAAAACAAAGAGCAAATCGAAATTTCTAAATTCTATGAGCGTATGCCGCATCCTACATTGTTGGCAATGGAAGAATTTATGAACGATGAAGTTTATTTCCGCAAAGCAGACAAAGAAAAAAGACCCTCCTACAAAAAGTAATTTTCTTTAAAATTGTGCATTTAAAAGGAAAAAAAATTCTATTAGGAATAACAGGAAGTATTGCCGCCTACAAAGCGGCAATACTTACTAGGTTATTTATTAAAGAAGGGGCAGAAGTAAGGGTTATCATGACCCAAGCCGCAACCGATTTCATCTCACCGCTTACCTTTTCTACCCTCTCTAAACATCCTGTTGTCACCCAGTTTTTTAGCAGCCAAGAACAAGTTTGGAACAATCATGTCGAATTAGGACTTTGGGCAGACCTTATGCTTATTGCGCCAACATCTGCCAACACGCTTGCAAAAATGGCAAATGGAATTTGTGACAACGTACTTTTAGCTACTTATTTATCTGCAAAATGCCCCGTTTTTGTTGCACCTGCAATGGACTTAGATATGTGGTTGCATCCAGCTATACAAACAAATATAGATAGGCTTACCAGTTATGGTAATCACCTCATTTCGGTAGAACATGGGGAGTTAGCAAGTGGTTTGGTCGGAAAGGGACGTTTGGCAGAACCAGAAAACATAGTTTTACAAATTGAAGAATACCTGATAAGTTGTTCACCACAACCATTGAAGGGGCAAAAAATATTGATTACCGCAGGACCTACTTATGAAGCTATTGATCCCGTCCGTTTTATTGGGAATCATTCAAGCGGTAAAATGGGGATTGCTTTAGCCGAAACGGCTTTTGAGCAAGGTGCAACGGTTTGTTTGGTTTTAGGTCCAACCAATTTTTTGCCTCGCTATCAAGGTATTGAGGTGATTGCAGTGAAAACGGCGCAAGAAATGTTTGACGCTACAACCTCACGTTTTGAAGAAACTGATATTGCTATTTTATCAGCAGCAGTTGCCGATTTTACACCAATTGAAGTAAGCGATTCTAAAATAAAAAAGAAAGGTGAAGATACGGGTATGCACCTTTCGCTCAAACGTACCAAAGATATTTTAGCTACTTTGGGGGAAAACAAAAAGGCTCACCAATTATTGATTGGTTTTGCCTTGGAAACTGACAATGAGTTAGAAAATGCTCAAAAAAAACTGCAAAAAAAGAATTTAGATGGCATAGTTCTCAATTCTTTGCGTGATAAAGGGGCAGGATTTAAGCACAATACCAATAAAATTACTATCTTAGATAAATACAATAGACTGCAGAAATTTGAGTTAAAATCAAAGCATGAGGCAGCACAAGACATTATTCAGAAAGTCTTAGAATTGAAAAGCTCGATATAAGACCCAATTGCAATTTTTATTTATTGTCAAAAAATCGTAACACATGAAACGTAACATAGGCATATTTTTCTTACTGATTCTCTTCACTACAGGAAAAATTGTGGCACAAGAACTCAATGCAAAAGTAGTCGTACAAACACCCAAACTGCAATTGGCTGATCCAAAAATCTTTAAAACTTTGGAGAATGATATCGCAGAGTTTTTAAATACACGAAAATGGACAAATGATAGTTACCAAACACAAGAGCGAATTGATTGCAGCTTTTTGATTACTATTTCAGAAGAGTTGGCAGCTAATCGTTTTAATGCCCAAATCATTGTTCAATCCGATAGACCTGTGTATAGTTCGAGTTACAATACGGTGATGTTGAATTACCAAGATAAGAATTGGACGTTTGAATACACTGAGTTTCAGCCATTGGAGTACAACGACAATGCCTACCTTTCAGAACTTACCGCAGTGTTGGCCTATTATACCTACATTATTATAGGACTGGATTATGATAGTTTTTCACCAGAAGGAGGTAATCCTTATTTTTTGAGAGCTCAATCCATAGTGAACAATGCCCAAAATGCAAGGAATAAAAGTAAAGGTTGGACAGCTTTTGACGGCAATCAGAATCGGTATTGGTTGATAGAAAATTTGATGAGCAACAAGTTCAAAAATCTCCGAAAAGCTTATTTTGACTATCACCTCAATGGCTTAGATATGTTGTCTTCCAACCAAAAAAATGCACGGACAGCAATCAACAATGCATTGAAGTTAATTCAACAAGTGAATCAAAATACCCCGAATTCAATGGCAGTCGATATTTTTGTGCAAGCAAAGTCGAATGAAATATTGGATATTTTTGCATCTGATGAAGTTGGCCCGCCTGAAAAATCTGGTGCCTACAATGCAATGATAAAAATTGATCCTGCAAATAAACCTAAATACAAGAAAATTAGCAGTATCTCTGTAGGGAAGGATAAAGAAAATGCTGTTCCTGCACGGTCAGTGCCTAATTCTTCTGCAAGTGATAGATACAATAATCCACAAAGGTCTAATAGCCGAAGTGGTGTAACGCCAAGTAGCCGAACGAAAGGAAATTAGAGAAATAACTTGTAATTGGTTATTAGCTGCTCAAGGTCATTAAATTGAAACAGCTAAGAAACGCCAAAAAAATAATTTTCCGATTTTAAGTTTTGTCTCAAAGCTATTGTAGTGAAAATCAATATTCTTCAAAGAATTTCTTAGGCGTTACTCAATATGTTTTTTTGCAGTTTGAAGTACATTGTTAGTCGTACCATCATGGACAAAAGCAATGATTTCCATATCTTCTACTTTCCAGTGATTGGGTAAAATCGCATTGAAGATTCGCTCTACAACCATTCCCTTTACCTTATCTACATCCAAAGTAATACCTGTAGGTGGTGTAAGCATTGTACGTAATACATGGTTGTGCTGATAGTCTGGTTGGATTTTGCTGGAAGTTTCACCTAATGGAACCAATTGGTAATCAATGATATTGCTTTCCGAAAGGCTCACACTCAATAAATGTGTAGATGAAGCATCAAAATTTTCGAGGTAATACGCTCTCACAAATATTTGAAGTTCTCTATTTAGCGGATTGTATTCATAGTGTGTATAAAGGTTCATTGGGGCAGTAATTTGCAGCCGTTCATTCACTTTCCCCGCCCATGCATTTTTATTCACAATCGCTACATATTCTTCTTCCTTATATTTTGTTCTGTCAATTGCAGCAGCTGGAAGGGCAATACCTTGAAAAAGTTCGTATAGAAAAACGCCTTCTTCCAACACATAATTTTCCCTGTTTTCAGGATACGGCTCCGATAAATAACCTGCGTGCATGGTGATTGCGGCGACCTCATTGGGGTGAGATTCAAGAAGATCCGCAACTTTTTGATGTCCTTCAGGGCATCTAACACATCTAACGCCACTAAATTCTTCAATCAATACCATTTTGCATTGCGCCTCTGGCAATTCACTAGAAACAAAACTGGTATTGGTTTTTGAGAATTCATTTTCGTCAATATTTGCTTTCTCTTTACAAGTCAAATCAATGGGTATGGGTTCATTGAAGGCAATGTATGGAGGTAATTCTTCACAAGAAGTGGTGAAGAATAAAACGGCATACAGTAAGATGTAAGCACAAATATTGATAGCTTTGTTTAGTGATTTCATACTTTGAGAAACAGAATTTTAGAGGTTACTCAATATGTTTTTTAGCAGCTTGAAGTACGTTATTAGTCGTGCCATCGTGGACAAAAGCAATGATTTCCATATCTTCTACTTTCCAGTTATCGGGTAAAGTAATATTGAAGACCCGCTCAACAACTGTTCCTTCTATTTTATCTACACCCAATGTAAGACCTGACGCAGGTGTAAGCATGGCTCTCAGTACATGATCGTGAATATAATCTGGTAGTACAATACTTGAACCATTATCAGTTGGAGTTAGCTGATAATCAACTATGTCACTTTCCGAAAGGCTGACACTCAATAGGTGGGTAGATGCTGCGTCAAAAGCTTGAAGGTAATGCACCCTCACAAAAACTTGAAGGTTTCTATTGGAAGGATTGTATTCAAAATTGGTGTAAACGTTCATTGGTGGGTCAAGCTGCAATCGCTCATTGACCTTACCCGCCCATACATTTCGGTTAATCAAGGATACAAAGTCTTCTCCTTCATATTTTACTCGATCAACAGCTGCCGCAGGAACTGCAATGGTTTGGAATAAATCATAGAGTGTTGTGCCTTCTGGAATGACATAATCTTCCTTATTTTCGTTATAAGGTGTTGATAAGAAGCCTGCATGTATTGTAATAGCAGCAACTTCATCTGGATGACTTTGCAAAATTTCGGCAGTTGTTTGGTGGCCAGCAGGACAGTTTACACAGCGTACACCACTAAACTCTTCAATCAATACCATTTTGCATTGAGTTTCTGGCAATTCGCTGGAAACAAAACTGGTATTGATTCGAGAATACTCACTAAGTTCGAGTTTTGACTTGTCACCACAGGTTAAATCAATTGGTGCTGGCTCACTAAAATCAATGAGTGGTGGAATTTCCTCACAAGCACTCATGAAAAAAAGCAGAACAAAAGAAAAAATGGCAACAAATGATTGGACAGGCGTTGGATATGATTTCATCATTGGAGTATTTAGAAGATAGAGAAAAACCAAATAAGGCAACAAAGATACCTATTTTTGTTGCAATGAAATGTAAGATTTCTTACAAGAGTGGAATAGCATATTACTTAGGTGTGTACCAAATAGGCGACGACCATGCACGTTCTTGAATAGTTTTGTCAACATCTTTGGGAGGAGCAATACCCATTGTTTTGGCATCGAAGGTACTCCATCGAGGTGTGGGAATTTCTAAAACCCGAAGGTAATACACAGCAGATTGAGTAGAATCAAATTCGGGGTCTTTCCAAACCGATTGCAGTGTGACGGCTCCAATATCATTCGTATAACTGGCTTCCTTGATGTTTACGGTATTGCCAACTTCTGGCAATTTTCCCTTGTCATCCAATTGACGGTTATCCGACCAAACGACATCAAATATTTTTTCGTGTGTTTTTCCTTCTGCATCAACCCAACCTTTTACGACTTGAATTCGGTCAAGATTTGCACCTTCGGCATCTTTTACTGCCCATATCAAAAAGTTGGGACTTTCTGTTTGAGCAGATTTGGGTAAATCTCTACCCATGCTTACCCCTTTTTGATAGGCATTTTTTACCCAATCGTCACCCGAAAGGGCATTTTCATCGTATTCCCATCCTCCAAAAAAGCGCACCTTGATACGAGGGCCAGAAGTAGCAAAGGTTTCCTTTCGCTCCAATGCTTCAAAAATAGCTTCTCGTGTATTTTCTTCCGCCCAAACACCCGCCAAACCTGCTGCGCTCATGAATTTGGCTCGAAGGAATTTTTTGTCATCGCCTATAATTCGAGATTTGGGGTCACCGTCCAATGAACCAAATTTACCGAAATAGTTGTTTTCTTCCGTTGCTCCTGCCGAATTGTGTCCATCTGAACTGCCTATCAAACCAAATTTGAAGGGATTGGCACCGAGTTCTTTCTCCAATGCTAAACCGTTTTGCAGCGCATTTCGGACATAGCTGCCTTCGGGTTTGCTCGGAGGAGGAACAGAGGTAGAGAAGGTGAAAGCAAATATTTCAAAATTGGCAAACTCATCATTGGGGGCTAAAACGGGATGGGCCATAGATTGACCTTTAATTTGGACAACTTCATTGACGGGTTCGTTTCGGCTGCGGGTTTCGGCGTATTCTTTGGTAAATGGCTTTTTGTCAGATGTTTGAAGGTCATACATCAATCCATCGCTCATGTTGCCATTGTGTGGAATGGCCAATAGTTCAATGCCTTTTGAGCGTTCTTTGTCCATCCATGCCCAAAGGTCTTCGGGATTTTGAGAATTGAAGGAAGAAAAAGGTACTTCTGATACTTTTTCGCTTTTGTAAATGACATTACGGTGCATATTGGCAGCATAGACCATTTTTTCATTGGAGTTGGGACCAACAGGGGAGGAGGTCCACTCATAAGCGGGAAATGTGGTGAATTTGCCTGGCTC
This window of the Chitinophagales bacterium genome carries:
- a CDS encoding alanine/glycine:cation symporter family protein; this encodes MRRIIYLITTLLLPQLMWAQDKSIDERINDIFQPITDVVVAIVFFPIAQLSGQDVPLVLLWLVAGAIFFTVYMKFTNIRFFRLAIDIVRGKYTDPDDKGEVSHFQALTAALSGTVGLGNIAGVAIAISVGGPGATFWMIVAGLLGMSTKMVECTMGVKYRQMDAKGKVYGGPMYYLSQGLAERGMGGLGKILSIFFAIMCIGGSFGGGNMFQVNQAFKQFSSTFGLLEGSGWVFGLLMAVLVAVVIIGGIKSIANVTEKIVPFMVGIYMAAAIVIIGMHIGELPSAIGKIFTLAFSNEAVAGGFIGVLIQGFRRAAFSNEAGVGSASIAHAAVKTNNPASEGLVALLEPFIDTVVVCTMTALVIIITDNYHDSTAADGVALTSNAFAGVISWFPFVLSIAVILFAFSTMITWSYYGLQAWTYLFGRSQTADITYKVLFCVFVVVGSAATLGAVTDFSDMMIFAMCFPNIFGLFIMRKTVKKEIEDYIANIKSGVVKRHD
- a CDS encoding PAS domain S-box protein, which encodes MKVSIHIDEHFQIVEAIDSEILSKVSPQITINIFDKVSSHITRIVGRLVHQSLATNKNASAEKLLAKTNDAFTFLTITTKLLPLSSINKKTLLLSIQQSNSNLIGDMGDLFKEKRLIQPLSPTSKQELWDFLEQAEVTEIEEIDTEQHQQKVNERLEMLLREAEKQGLEWIKTMNDLTLSMIKLKESEQTKKALLEAVPDAMFRVNKEGDYLEYIPAKDEDSIPAAAFIGNNMMDILPEEHAQAATNELQLSLETAKVRAYSFEWELEEGLMYYEMRFSPINNFEALCMIRDITKQKRGEELLQKSMLYYQNLIKRSPAPIIVLDKDSIFIDINPAAMLLLGIEDFNQLNNRRGYDFIHKNDKAIAKDKLKRGFNDNFPDGVARFRVVKYNGKVIAIEVAAAVMMLGGKRVAQIVLKEVK
- the bamD gene encoding outer membrane protein assembly factor BamD translates to MGKKHTFGLIAVLMLLIFNTSCDSYQKVLRSTDFEYKRKMSKKYYNEGAYYKAIPLFEELMSVFKGTQDVEKIYYFYAYSHYGQDDYLLAAHYFKTFADTYPRSVYAEDAQFMTAYCYYKLSPKPSLEQTYTGKAIEYFQLFANAYPNSDKVKRANQLMEQIRLKLETKAFLSAELYFKIKSYKAAATAFENILEDFPDTRRQENLRFLILKSFFLLAENSIKTKQKERYEAAIDAYFHFIDRFPESNDLQEAERMYETSLKKVKTLQ
- a CDS encoding DNA-directed RNA polymerase subunit omega, giving the protein MANSKKKKGQAISPYAQARNIDAMAKKTGNVYESIVIIARRSSQIAQALKEELHGKLNEFASNTDSLEEIHENKEQIEISKFYERMPHPTLLAMEEFMNDEVYFRKADKEKRPSYKK
- the coaBC gene encoding bifunctional phosphopantothenoylcysteine decarboxylase/phosphopantothenate--cysteine ligase CoaBC, giving the protein MHLKGKKILLGITGSIAAYKAAILTRLFIKEGAEVRVIMTQAATDFISPLTFSTLSKHPVVTQFFSSQEQVWNNHVELGLWADLMLIAPTSANTLAKMANGICDNVLLATYLSAKCPVFVAPAMDLDMWLHPAIQTNIDRLTSYGNHLISVEHGELASGLVGKGRLAEPENIVLQIEEYLISCSPQPLKGQKILITAGPTYEAIDPVRFIGNHSSGKMGIALAETAFEQGATVCLVLGPTNFLPRYQGIEVIAVKTAQEMFDATTSRFEETDIAILSAAVADFTPIEVSDSKIKKKGEDTGMHLSLKRTKDILATLGENKKAHQLLIGFALETDNELENAQKKLQKKNLDGIVLNSLRDKGAGFKHNTNKITILDKYNRLQKFELKSKHEAAQDIIQKVLELKSSI
- a CDS encoding DUF4835 family protein yields the protein MKRNIGIFFLLILFTTGKIVAQELNAKVVVQTPKLQLADPKIFKTLENDIAEFLNTRKWTNDSYQTQERIDCSFLITISEELAANRFNAQIIVQSDRPVYSSSYNTVMLNYQDKNWTFEYTEFQPLEYNDNAYLSELTAVLAYYTYIIIGLDYDSFSPEGGNPYFLRAQSIVNNAQNARNKSKGWTAFDGNQNRYWLIENLMSNKFKNLRKAYFDYHLNGLDMLSSNQKNARTAINNALKLIQQVNQNTPNSMAVDIFVQAKSNEILDIFASDEVGPPEKSGAYNAMIKIDPANKPKYKKISSISVGKDKENAVPARSVPNSSASDRYNNPQRSNSRSGVTPSSRTKGN
- a CDS encoding Omp28-related outer membrane protein, yielding MKSLNKAINICAYILLYAVLFFTTSCEELPPYIAFNEPIPIDLTCKEKANIDENEFSKTNTSFVSSELPEAQCKMVLIEEFSGVRCVRCPEGHQKVADLLESHPNEVAAITMHAGYLSEPYPENRENYVLEEGVFLYELFQGIALPAAAIDRTKYKEEEYVAIVNKNAWAGKVNERLQITAPMNLYTHYEYNPLNRELQIFVRAYYLENFDASSTHLLSVSLSESNIIDYQLVPLGETSSKIQPDYQHNHVLRTMLTPPTGITLDVDKVKGMVVERIFNAILPNHWKVEDMEIIAFVHDGTTNNVLQTAKKHIE
- a CDS encoding Omp28-related outer membrane protein produces the protein MKSYPTPVQSFVAIFSFVLLFFMSACEEIPPLIDFSEPAPIDLTCGDKSKLELSEYSRINTSFVSSELPETQCKMVLIEEFSGVRCVNCPAGHQTTAEILQSHPDEVAAITIHAGFLSTPYNENKEDYVIPEGTTLYDLFQTIAVPAAAVDRVKYEGEDFVSLINRNVWAGKVNERLQLDPPMNVYTNFEYNPSNRNLQVFVRVHYLQAFDAASTHLLSVSLSESDIVDYQLTPTDNGSSIVLPDYIHDHVLRAMLTPASGLTLGVDKIEGTVVERVFNITLPDNWKVEDMEIIAFVHDGTTNNVLQAAKKHIE
- a CDS encoding DUF3604 domain-containing protein produces the protein MQSKQQLILTYIFISTLFFSCNSETQQKENSSAENIEETEKTTDSTQKTADFNEQKNAYFGDLHVHTSWSFDAFIYNVRTTPDDAYRFGKGDSIAHFTAGSVQLQRPLDFMAVSDHSEYMGIMKQMIDPNSPLAALEIAKEIRSEDKAISMGAFAKVGQSIARNQPMSELVEKEIIQNTWERLVEAANKHNEPGKFTTFPAYEWTSSPVGPNSNEKMVYAANMHRNVIYKSEKVSEVPFSSFNSQNPEDLWAWMDKERSKGIELLAIPHNGNMSDGLMYDLQTSDKKPFTKEYAETRSRNEPVNEVVQIKGQSMAHPVLAPNDEFANFEIFAFTFSTSVPPPSKPEGSYVRNALQNGLALEKELGANPFKFGLIGSSDGHNSAGATEENNYFGKFGSLDGDPKSRIIGDDKKFLRAKFMSAAGLAGVWAEENTREAIFEALERKETFATSGPRIKVRFFGGWEYDENALSGDDWVKNAYQKGVSMGRDLPKSAQTESPNFLIWAVKDAEGANLDRIQVVKGWVDAEGKTHEKIFDVVWSDNRQLDDKGKLPEVGNTVNIKEASYTNDIGAVTLQSVWKDPEFDSTQSAVYYLRVLEIPTPRWSTFDAKTMGIAPPKDVDKTIQERAWSSPIWYTPK